The DNA window GTACGGCTCGGACTCGCTGGAGCGGTTGCTGGCCGAGCACCGCGACGAGCTGGCCTCGGACGTCATCGTGATCGCCGACTCCGGCAACTGGGACATCGGGGTGCCCGCGCTGACCACCTCGCTGCGCGGCATCGTCAACTGCTTCGTCGAGGTGCGCACCCTCGACCACGCGGTGCACAGCGGCATGTTCGGCGGCGCCGTGCCGGACGCGCTCACCGCCCTCGTGAAGCTGCTCGGCACGCTGCACGACGACGCCGGGAACGTCACCGTCGAGGGCCTGGTGGGCCGGGAGGGCGCCACCGTCGACTACCCGGAGGACCGGTTCCGCGCGGAGGCCGGGCTCATCGAGGGCGCGCAGCTCTTCGGCAGCGGCCGGATCACCGACCGGCTCTGGACCAAGCCCGCCCTGGCCATCCTCGGTGTCGACGCCCCGGCCACCGGGGAGGCGCCGAACGCGCTGGTCCCGGCGGCCAAGGCCAAGCTGAGCGTACGGCTGGCGCCGGGCGACGACCCGAAGCAGGCGTACGCGGCGCTGACCGCGCACCTGGAGAAGCACGCGCCGTGGGGCGCCCGGGTGACGGTGACGTTCGAGCACGACGGCGCGCCCTGCGTCATCGACGCCACCGGGCCGATGTTCGAGGCGGCGCGGGCGGCGTTCCGGGGCGCCTGGGACGGCACCGACCCGGTCGACATCGGCGTGGGCGGGTCGATCCCCTTCATCGCCACCTTCCAGGAGATGTTCCCCGCCGCGGCGATCCTGGTGACCGGTGTGGAGGACCCGCACGCCCGGGCGCACGGGCCGAACGAGAGCCTGCACCTGGGCGAGTTCGCCCGCGTCTGCGTGGCCGAGGCGCTGCTGCTCGCGAAGGTCGCCGAGGCGGGCGCGAACCGCTCCTGAGGTGTCGAAACCGTAACTTCGGGGTCGATGTCGGAGTTTGCGGTGTGTCGGGCGGCGGGGTGTTATAGCCTCTCGAACATGCGTACGAACGACGAGATGTCGCGGCTCCAGGCCGCCGTCAGTGCTCTGGGGGACGTCGATGTCTCCGCGTGGCCCGAGGACGCGCTCAAGGACCAGCTCGGCGAGCTCTCCGCCGTGCTGGTCACGCTCGACACGCTGCTCACCCGGGTCGCCGACGAGGTGCGCGCCCGCGGCCTCCGCATCGAGGAGCCCGTCTCGGCCTGAGCCGGCCGCCGCTTCCCCGCTCGTGGGGAGTTGACGTTCCTGGGGGACGCCAACTCCCCGCGGTCGGGAAGCGCCCGGCTGTCGGGGGCGGCTGGCAGGATGAGGGACGTGCGCTTCCTTGAGCTGGCGGCCACGTCGGCGGCCGTGGGCGCCACCAGCGGCCGACGGGCCAAGGTGGAGCTGCTGGCCGCCGCGCTGCGGTCGCTCGATCCCGACGAGGTGCCGGCGGGCGCCGGCTACCTGGCCGGCGAGCTGCGGCAGCGGCAGACCGGGGTGGGTTGGGCGAGCCTGCGTGACCTGCCCCCGCCGGCGGCCGAGCCGAGCCTGACCGTGGGCGGCGTCGACGCGGCGATCGAGGAGATCGCGGCCGTCGGGGGCGCGGGCTCGCAGGCCCGGCGGCGCGAGCTGCTCGGCCGGCTCTTCGCCGCGGCCACGGCCGACGAGCAGCGGCTGCTGGCCGGCCTGTTCCGCGGCGAGCTGCGCCAGGGCGCCCAGGCCGGCCTGCTCACCGAGGCGGTGGCCCGGGCCGCCGACGTGCCGGTCGCCGCCGTGCGGCGCGCCCTGCTGCTCGCCGGTGACCTGCGGGCGGTGGCGGTCGCGGCGCTCTCCGGCGGGGCGGCCGCACTGGCCGGGTTCGGGCTCCAGGTGGGCCGCCCGCTCGCCCCCATGCTGGCGCAGAGCGCGCCCTCGGTCGACGAGGCGCTCACCGCCACCGGCACCCCGGCGGTGGTCGACGTCAAGCTCGACGGCATCCGCATCCAGGTGCACCGGTCCGGCCAGGACATCGCGGTCTTCACCCGGAGCCTCGACGACATCACCGGCCGGCTGCCCGGGGTCGTGGCCGCCGTCCGCGCGCTGCCCGCCCGCGAGCTGGTGCTCGACGGCGAGGCGATCGGGCTGGACGCCGAGGGGCGCCCGCTGCCCTTCCAGGAGACCTCCAGCCGGGCCGCCCGGCGCATCACCCCGAGCACCACCGGGGACACACCGGTGGCGCCCGCCGTGCTCGCGGCGGCCGAGCGCACCGGCGAGACGGTGCTGACGCCGTACTTCTTCGACCTGCTGCACCTCGACGGCACGGACCTCATCGACCTGCCCGGCCGGGAGCGGTGGGCCGCGCTGGCCGGCGCGGTCGACTCGGCGCTGCTGGTCGGCCGGGTGGAGGTGGACGACGCCGAGCAGGCCGGCGCCGCCTTCGCGGCGGCGGTCGACGCCGGCCAGGAGGGGGTGGTGGTCAAGGACCCGGCCGCCCCCTACGACGCCGGCCGGCGGGGCGCGGCCTGGGTCAAGGTGAAGCCACGGCACACCCTCGACCTGGTGGTGCTGGCGGTCGAGTGGGGCAGCGGCCGGCGGCAGGGCTGGCTCTCCAACCTGCACCTGGGCGCCCGCGACCCGCGCACCGGCGAGTTCGTCATGCTCGGCAAGACGTTCAAGGGGCTCACCGACGAGCTGCTGCGCTGGCAGACCGAGCGTTTCCTCGCGCTGGCCGTGGAGAAGGGCGACTGGGTGGTCCGGGTCCGGCCGGAGCAGGTGGTCGAGATCGCCTTCGACGGGGTGCAGACCAGCAGCCGCTACCCGGGCGGGATGGCGCTGCGCTTCGCCCGGGTGATCCGCTACCGGGACGACAAGACCGCCGCCGAGGCGGACACCATCGACGCGGTCCGGGCCATCCACGCCGGTCGGGTCACCGGCTGACCCGACCGGGTCCTCGGCGGGCAGGGATCAGGTGGCGGCCGGCTCGGCGGCGCGGTCCACCGGCTCGCGCGGCCCGTCGAGGCCGGCCAGCCGGCGCGCCTCCCGGCGGGCGACCCAGCCGTAACCCACCAGGCTCATGGCGGCGAAGAGCCACCACTGCACCACGTAGCCGAAGTTCTGCCAGTTGTTGGTGTGCCCGATCGGCACCGCCTGGAACGTGGGGTCGGCGGCCGGCGTCTGCTGGTCGAGCAGCACGTAGCCGCCGGACACCGGGTAGGGAAGCTGCTTCGCCAGGCGGGGGATGCTGATCCGCCGGGTCTCCAGCTTGCCGTCGCGCCGGTCGACCGCGCCGCCGCCGCTCTCGCTGGACACCAGCCGGCCGGTGACCGTCACGGCGCCGGCCGGCGCGGCCGGCACCTGCGGCTGGGCGGTGGCGTTGCCGCCGGGGACGGGCGGGACCCAGCCGCGGTCGACCAGCACGGCGCTGCCGTCGTCGAGGACCAGCGGGGTGAGCACCTCGAAGCCGACCTTGTTGTCGACGGTGCGGCCGCGGACCAGGACGACGTTGGCGCTGTCGTACCGGCCGGTGGCGGTGACCCTCGTCCAGGTGAGCCGGTCGGCCGGGGCCGGGCCGGTGGTGCCCGGGCCGCCGGTCGGCGCCGGCAGGGCGTCGCGCAGCGGCGCGGGGGTCATGGTGGCGCCGGCGTCGATCCGCTCGTTGATGGCCGTCCGGCCCCGGTAGCGGTCCAGCTGCCAGTTGCCGAGGAAGACCATCACCGCGGCCGCGACCAGGGTCAGCGCGAGATAGCCGAGCCAGCGTGGGGTCAGCAGGAACCGGTACACGTTGGCCAAGGCTACCCGTATGAGCGGCGCCACTGGCCCCGCCGGGCCGGATCGGGCCGGCCGGCGGCAGCCGTGCGTCGGTCCGGGCGGGTATGGTCACGCGGGCGGAAACCACCCAGAGCAGGAGTCGATGATGACCGTCGTGCCGCGCGTCGTGCTGAGCGCGCCCTCCTCGGGGCACGGCACCGGTGCCCTCTCGCTGGGCCTGCTCGCGGCCCTCGCCGACCGGGGGCTGGACGTGGCCGGGTTCAAGATCGGGCCGGACCAGGTCGACGCGGCCTACCTGGGATTGGCCGCCGGGCGCCCGGGGCGCAACCTCGACCCACGGCTGGTCGGCCCGGAGCGGGTCGCGCCCCTCTTCGCCCACGGCGCCGCCGACGCGGGGTTCGCGCTGGTCCAGGGCACCATGGGGCTCTACGACTCGATCGCCGGCCGGCCGGAGACGGAGTCCACGGCGGCCGTCGCGACCGCGCTGCGCAGCCCGGTCGTGCTGGTGGTCGACGTGGCCGCGATGGGTCAGTCGGTGGCCGCCCTGGTGCACGGCTTCCGGGCCTACGACGAGCAGCTCTGGCTGGGCGGCGTGATCCTCAACCGGGTGGCGTCGCCCCGGCACGAGGCGATGCTGCGCGAGGCGCTCGACGACGTGGGGGTGCCGGTCTACGGCGCGCTGCGCCGCCACGAGCTGCCCCCGGTGCTGCCCGCCCGCCGGCACGGCCTGGTGCCGGTGGTCCAGGGCGACGCGGAGGCCCAGCGGGCGGTGCGCCGGCTCGGCGAGGCGGCCGCCGCCACGATCGACCTCGACCGGCTGCTGGCGCTGGCGCGGTCCGCCCCGGAGCTGACCGCCGCGCCGTGGTCGCCGGAGCCGGCCGACCCGCCCCCCGGGGAGCGGCCGGTGGTCGCGCTGGCCGGTGGCCCGGGCGGCAGCTACAGCCACCCGGAGACCGCCGAGCTGCTGCGCGCGGCCGGCGCCGAGGTGGTCACCGTCGACCCGCTGCGCGACGAGTCGCTGCCCGCCGGCACCCGCGCGCTGGTCGTCGGCGGCGGGCTCCCGGAGACGTACGCGGAGCAGCTCTCCGCCAACCGCCGGCTCTGCATCGCGGTGGCCGAGCTGGCCCGCACGGGCCGCCCCGTGGTCGCCGAGGGGGCCGGCCTGCTCTGGTTGGCCCGGGAGCTGGACGGCCTGCCCATGTGCGGGGTGCTCGACGCGGTCGGCGCCAGCCGGGACGGCCTGGTGGTCGGCTACCGGGAGGCGACCGCGGCCGTCGACAGCGTGGTGGCCCGGGCCGGTGCCACGGTGGTGGGGCACAAGCAGCACGCCGCGGTGCTCACCCCGCGGGCCGGCGACCGGGCGGCCTGGCGCTGGGAGGGTGGTGCCCCGGAGGGGTTCGTGTGGCGGGGGGTGCACGCCTCGCAGCTCGTGCCGCACTGGTCCGCGTACCCGGAGGTGGCGGCCCGGCTGGTCGCGGCGGCCCTGGCCCCCGCGGAGGCCCCGGCGTGATCGGGCAGGTGGCGGTGCGCCGGTTCCCGGCGCTGACCGTCTCGACCCCGCGCACCGAGGTACGCCAGCTCGTCGCGGCGGACGCCGAGGCGGTCGACGAGGTGTTCGCGGACCGGCGCACCCAGCGCTGGCTGCCGCTGGCCGACGCGTCGGGGCAGATCGACGGGCGGGCCTGGTGCACCGAGCTGGCCCGGCAGCGCCGGGACAGCGGGGACGGCGACCACTGGGCGGTGGTCCGCCGCGAGGACCGGCGGGTGGTCGGCTGCCTGTGGACCCGCCGCACCGACTGGGGCGCCCGGCTCACCGAGGTGTCCTACGCGATCGCCCCGCACGCCCGCGGCTACGGCCTGGCCGCCGAGGCGGTCGACGCGGTCGCCATCGCGCTGATCCTGGAGCACGGCTTCCAGCGCGTCGAGCTGCGGGTGGCCCCCGGCAACGTCGCCTCCCGCCGGGTGGCGGAGAAGGCCGGCTTCAGCTACGAGGGCCTGCTCCGCAACGCCGGCTTCGTCCACGGCGCCCGGGTGGACCTGGAACTCTGGTCCTTCGTAACCGCCGACCTGGGCTGACCCCCGCACCCCCCCCGCGCCCCCCACGGAAGTTGATCAAGAGGTTTGCGTCAGGAATCGGATGATTCCGCGCGCAAACCTCTTGATCAACTGGCCCGGGCGCACCCCCGGGCAGCCTCAGGGGGCGGTCAGCCCACGATCTGGTCGCTGGGTGGGGTGAACTGGCGGGTGGGCTGGCCCTTCAGGGCGTCGCGCAGGGTCATCGCCACCGCGTCGACGGGCACCTGGGACAACCCGTCACCCACCGCGTTGAACGGGTTGTCCGGGTCGGCGATGAAGCTCGCCGCGGCCAGTTCCGGGGTGTAGCCGGCGAACCAGGCCGACCGGGTGCTGTCGGTGGTACCCGTCTTGCCGGCGACCGGGCGGCCGACCGTGCCCCGCACGCTGTCCGCGGTCGACCAGCCGCCGCAGCCCCCCTTGGCCGGGGTGTCGCCGGTCGGGCAGCGGGCCGCATCGGTGGCCGCCCGGGCCGCGTCGGCGCTCACCACCTGCCGGCAGCGCGGCTTGGCGATCTCCCGCTGCACCCCGCCCGGCGTGCGGTACGTGGCCGGCGTGCCGTCCCGGTTCATGATCGAGTTGACCGGGATCGCCTCGCAGTACCGGCCGTCGGCCGCGACCGCGGCGTATGCGTTCGCCACCTCCAGCGGGGTGGCGTCGGAGACGCCCAGGGTGAACGCACCCCACTTGTTCGCCTTGTCCGGCGCGGCGTGCTCGCGGTCCACGTCGGTACGCCAGCGCAGCCCGAGCTGCTCGGCCAGCCGCACTCCCTTCTCCGCGCCGACCTGCTCCTCCAGCTGCACGAAGAAGGTGTTCACCGACTTGCCGAAGCCGGACCACATGGTCTGCACGCCGGTCATCGCGCCGCTGGCGTTCGAGGGCGCCCACCCGTCGTAGACCTTGGACTGGTAGCGGTACGGCGAGTTGATGGTGTCGGAGAGCTTCGTCCCGGAGTTGAGCGCGGCGAGCATCGTGAACATCTTGAACGTCGACCCGGCCTGGTACCCGGGAAGTGTGCCCCCGCCGAGCAGCGGCGCGACCGTGTTCGGATAGTTCGCCTTGACGTTCGGGCCGGCCTCCGGGTTGGAACTGTTCGGGTTCTCGCTCAGGTCGAGCGAATAGGTCCGGTTCACCGCCATCGCCTTGATCCGTCCGGTGCCCGGCTCGGCGACCACGATGCCGTTGGCGAACGGGCTGCCCGTGCCGTCCTTCGCGCCCACGTTCTTCTCCGCCGCCGCCTGGATCTTCGGGTCGAGGGCGAGCACGATGCGATAACCGCCGCGGCGCAGCTTGTCCATCCGTTCCAGCCGGTTCTCCCCGAACGCGGGCTGCGCGCTCCACCAGTTCTTCAGGTAGTCGCAGGCGAAGCCCCAGGTGGTGTACTGCTCGTTGATCGAGGCGCAGTCGTTCGGCGGGTTGGTGAGTCGCAGCTTGATCGGCTCGGCCTTGGCCGCCGCCGCGGCGTCCGGCGAGAGGTAGCCGAGGCGGGTCATGTTGTCGAGCACGTAGTTGCGCCGCCCGGTGGCGTCCTTCTGGTCGGAGGTGATCGGGTCGTACTCCGACGGGGACTTGACCAGCCCGGCCAGGGTGGCCGCCTCGACCGGGGTGAGGGTGGCCGGTGTCTTGGAGAAGAAGATCTGCGAGGCCGCGTAGATCCCGTACGCCCGGTGGCCGAAGTAGGCCGAGTTCAGGTAGCGCTCGAGGATCTGTTCCTTGCTGACGTGCTTCTCGATGTCCAGCGCCATGCGCATCTCCTTGACCTTGCGCAGGCTGGTCTGCTGGGTGGCCTCCTGGACCTCCTTCGGGGTCTTCGCGCTGTCCCGCAGGGCCATCCGGACGTACTGCATGGTGATCGTCGAGGCGCCCTGGGAGACGCCGCCGGACCGGGCGTTGGAGACGAAGGCGCGGGCCACGCCCTTCGGGTCGACGCCGTGGTGCTGGTAGAAGCGGTTGTCCTCGGCGGCGACGATCGCCTGCTGGATGTTCGGCGACATCTCGTCGATCTTGGTGTACTGCCGGTACTCCTCGTAGAACATCGTCAGCACGGTCTTGCCGTCCGGCGCGTACAGGTACGAGGTCTCGGCGGGCAGCGCGGTCTTCAGGATGTTCGTCTTCTGCTCCACTGCGTGTGCGGTGGCCTTGGCCCCGATGCCGGTGACAGCGGCCAGCGGATAGGCCGCGGCGGCGACCACGATGCCGGCGATGAGCCCGGCGCGGAGGAGGGGCACGGCACGACCAGCGGAGGCAAGGGGTCGGTTGCTCACGTGGTCAAGCTATGACATTTCCGATTCGGAAATGAGAAGAATTCATAAACGGGCGAGGGGGTTCAGCGGTGGTGACGCGGCCCACGCCGGGATGCGCTGTCCCGGGCGGCGGCTTCCCGGCAGGATCGCGGACATGCGCGCTCAGCTGATCGGGACCGGCGCCGCGGCGGTCGAGCCCGACCTCGGCCACCACGGGGACGCCGAGGCCACGCCCGGCCTGGTCGACCTGGCGGTCAACGTCCGCCGTGCCCCGATGCCGGACTGGCTGGCCGACCCGCTGGTCGCCGCCATGGGCGCGCTGGCCGCGTACCCGGACCCCGGTCCGGCCCGGGCCGCCGTCGCCGCCCGGCACGGCCGTCCCCCGGAGGAGGTACTCCTCACGGCCGGCGCCGCCGAGGGCTTCGTGCTGATCGCCCGGGCGCTGCGCGAGGCCCGGCGGCCGGTGGTGGTGCACCCGCAGTTCACCGAGCCGGAGGCCGCCCTGCGGGCCGCCGGCCACACCGTCGAGCGGGTGCTGCTCGACGCGGGCGACGACTTCCGGCTCGACCCGGCCCGGGTGCCCGCCGACGCCGACCTGGTGCTGGTCGGCAACCCCACCAACCCCACCTCCGTGCTGCACCCCGCCGAGGCGGTCGCCGCGCTGGCCCGCCCCGGCCGGGTGCTCGTGGTCGACGAGGCGTTCGCCGACACCACGGCGGCACCCGGCGTCGAGGGCGAGCCCGAGTCGCTCGCCGCGCGCCGCGACCTGCCCGGCCTCGTGGTGGTCCGCAGCCTCACCAAGACCTGGGGGCTGGCCGGGCTGCGGATCGGCTACCTGCTCGGCGACGCCGCGCTGCTCGCCCGGCTCGCCGCCGCCCAGCCGCTCTGGGCGGTCTCCACCCCGGCGCTCGCCGCCGCCACGGCCTGCGCGTCCCCGGCCGCCGCCGCGGCCGAGCGCGCCATCGCCGCCGGGCTCGCCGCCGACCGCGACCACCTGGTGACCCGCCTGTCCGGCCTGCCCGGGGTACGCGTCGTGGGCCGCCCCGCCAGCGCCTTCGTCCTGGTCCACCTGGCCGGCGCCGCCGGCGTACGGGAGCGGCTGCGTGAGCGCGGCTGGGCGGTCCGCCGCGGCGACACCTTCCCCGGGCTGGGCCCGGACTGGCTGCGGATCGCGGTGCGCGATCCGGCGACGACCGACGCCTTCACGGACGTGCTGGCGGAGATCCTGGAGGCATGATGTTGGAGTCCACCGTCGCGGCGATCCGGCCGCTCGACGAGGCCGCCATGGCGGCGGCCCGCGAACTCCACGGCCGGCTGACCAAGCCCGCCGGCTCGCTCGGCGCCCTGGAGCCGCTCTCCGTACGCCTCGCCGGCCTCGCCGGGACCTGCCCGCCGCCGCTGCCCGAGCCGGCCGCGGTGGCGATCTTCGCGGGCGACCATGGCGTGCACGCCCAGGGCGTCACCCCGTGGCCGCAGGAGGTCACCGCCCAGATGATCGGCAACTTCCTGGCCGGCGGCGCGGTGGTCAACGCGTTCGCCCGGCAGGCCGGCGCCTCGGTCACCGTGGTGGACGTCGGCGTGGCCACCCCGCTCCCGGCCGACCCCGCGGGCGCCGACCAGGCCGGCCCCCGCCTGGTCGCCGCGAACGTGCGGCCCGGCACCCGGGACCTGACGGTCACCGCCGCGCTCACCCGCGACGAGGCCCGCGCGGCCGTGGAGGTGGGCATCCGGGTGGCCGGGGAACTGGTCGACGCCGGGGCGGGCATCCTGCTCACCGGGGACATGGGCATCGGCAACACCACCCCGGCCGCCGCGCTGATCGCCGCGTTCACCGGGGTCGACCCGGCGGCGGCGACCGGGCGGGGCACCGGGGTGGACGACGAGACGTACGCCCGCAAGGTCGGCGTGGTGCGGGCCGCGCTGGACCGGCACGCGCCCGATCCGGCCGACCCGCTCGGGGTGCTGGCCACGGTCGGCGGCCTGGAGCACGCCGCGCTCGCCGGGCTCATCCTCGGCGCCGCCGCGCGCCGGGTCCCGGTGCTGCTGGACGGCGTCATCGCGGTCAGCGCCGCGCTGGCGGCCGCCGCGTTCGCGCCGGACGCGGTCGGCGCCATGGTCGCCGGGCACCGCTCGGCCGAGCCGGGCGCCACGGCCGCGCTGCGGCACCTCGGGCTGGACCCGCTGATCGACCTCGGGCTGCGGCTCGGCGAGGGCACCGGCGCGCTGCTCGCGCTCCCCGTCGTCACCGGCGCGGTCCGGGTGCTGCACGAGGTCGCCACCTTCGACTCGGCGGGAGTGGCCGAGAAGTGAGCGGGCACGTCCTCCGGTTCAGCGGGTTCCGGCGCAGCGGGACGGCGGCGACGTGAGCGGCAACCCCTACCCCCTCGGGTTGCGGCTGGCCGGCCGGCGGGTGGTCGTGGTCGGCGGGGGAGCGGTGGCCACCCGGCGGGTGCCCGCGCTGCTCGACGCCGGGGCGGACGTCCTGCTGGTGGCGCCGGAGCTGACCCCGGCGCTGCGGGCGCACGTGGACGCCGGCCGGCTGCGCTGGGAGCCGCGCCGGTTCGCCCCGGACGACCTGGACGGTGCCTGGCTGGTCCAGGTGGCCGTGGACGACCGGATCGCCGCGGCCTCGGTCAGCGCCGCGGCCGCCGAACGGCGCGTCTTCTGCGTCCGCGCCGACGATCGGACCGCCGCCACCGCGTGGACCCCGGCGGTGACCCGGCACGGCCCGGTCACCGTGGCGGTGCTCGGCGGCGGCGACCCCCGCCGGGCCATGAGCGTCCGCGACGCGATCCGCGCACTGCTGAGTGCAAGGAAGGGGCCCCTGTTAACGCCTGCGGTAGAGCAGGGGCCCCCTGTTAACACTGGCGGGCGGGTGGCGCTGGTCGGCGCCGGGCCCGGCGACCCCGAGCTGATCACCGTGAAGGGCTGGCGGCTGCTCACCGAGGCGGACGTGGTGGTCGCCGACCGGCTCGTCCCCGGGCTGCTCCTCGACGAGCTGCGGGCGGACGTCGAGCTGGTCGACGCCTCCAAGATCCCGTACGGGCCGGCCCGGGCCCAGGAGGAGATCAACCGGATCCTGGTGGACCGCGCCCGGGCCGGGAAGGTCGTGGTCCGGCTCAAGGGCGGCGACCCGTACGTCTTCGGCCGGGGCGGCGAGGAGCTGCTGGCTTGCGCCGAGGCGGGCGTCCCGGTGACCGTGGTGCCCGGGGTGACCAGCGCGATCTCGGTGCCCGCGGCGGCCGGGGTGCCGGTCACCCACCGCGCCGTGGCGCACGAGTTCACCGTGGTCTCCGGGCACGTCGCGCCGGACTCGCCCGACTCCCTGGTCCGGTGGGAGTCCCTCGCCGGCCTGCGCGGCACCCTGGTGATCCTCATGGGCCTGAAGAACCTCGCGGCGATCAGCGCCGCCCTCGTGGCGCACGGCCGACCGGCGGACACCCCGGCCGCGGTGATCCAGGAGGGCACGACCAGCGGGCAGCGGGACCTCCGCTCGACCCTCGGCGCGGTGGCCGCCGACGTGGCGTCGGCCGGCCTGCGCCCACCCGCCATCGTCGTGGTCGGCGACGTCGTCGGCGCCCTCGACACCTGAGTACGCGAGCGGCCCGGGACCGGTTGGTCCCGGGCCGCCGTCGTGGCCGGTCAGGTCACTGCTTGAGCATGTTGTCCAGCATCAGGGCGCAGCGGATCAGCCCGAGGTGGCTGTAGGCCTGCGGGTGGTTGCCCAGCCCGCGCTCGGCCAGCGGGTCGTACTGCTCGGGGAGCAGCCCGGTCGGCCCGGCCGTGTCGACCATCTGGGCGAACAGCTCCTCCGCGTCGCTGCGCCGACCGGTGCGCAGGTACGCCTCGATCAGCCACGCCGTGCAGATGTGGAAGCCGCCCTCCCGGCCGGGCAGGCCGTCGTCCCAGTGGTAGCGGTAGACGACCGGGCCGCTGCGCAGGTCCGCCTCGATCTTCAGCACCGTGGACAGGAAGCGCGGGTCGTCCCCGGCGAGCAGCCCCGAGATGCCGATCCAGAGCGACGAGGCGTCCATCTCCTCGTACCCGTAGGCGACGCT is part of the Micromonospora halotolerans genome and encodes:
- the cobA gene encoding uroporphyrinogen-III C-methyltransferase, which codes for MSGNPYPLGLRLAGRRVVVVGGGAVATRRVPALLDAGADVLLVAPELTPALRAHVDAGRLRWEPRRFAPDDLDGAWLVQVAVDDRIAAASVSAAAAERRVFCVRADDRTAATAWTPAVTRHGPVTVAVLGGGDPRRAMSVRDAIRALLSARKGPLLTPAVEQGPPVNTGGRVALVGAGPGDPELITVKGWRLLTEADVVVADRLVPGLLLDELRADVELVDASKIPYGPARAQEEINRILVDRARAGKVVVRLKGGDPYVFGRGGEELLACAEAGVPVTVVPGVTSAISVPAAAGVPVTHRAVAHEFTVVSGHVAPDSPDSLVRWESLAGLRGTLVILMGLKNLAAISAALVAHGRPADTPAAVIQEGTTSGQRDLRSTLGAVAADVASAGLRPPAIVVVGDVVGALDT